DNA sequence from the Micromonas commoda chromosome 7, complete sequence genome:
CCTCCGCAcgccctccttcgcctcgccCTTCCACGTCAGCGTCCCCCACGctctccccgcgcgccccgacggCTTGGGCTTCATCCGCGACACCGTCCAGTAGGagtccggcgcgcccctGTGCTcccaccgcgtcctcgcgaacCTGGCCCCCACGCCGTACTCCGGGAGCTGCTTCGCTAGCTCGAACACTGTTTGGGATCGTGGAGGAGGGGAGAGGGCGTCAGGCGGTCGGGAAGCGGCGGTGAGACGGACGGTGGTTGACGGGAAGAAGGGATCCGGTCGGCAATCGGGCGAAGCGCGCGTCTGCGCGGGCACGCACGGTTGGGTTTGGCCCGCACgaagtccgcggcgagatTCTTCATGTGGGCAAACTGCCCAGCCACCTTGGAGGCCATCTCTCCcgggtcgcgtcgcctccgatTGTGTCGGCGGACGTCCGCGTGGGCGCCATGAGAAACACCGCGGTGTGTGCCAAACTGGCACACCTTGATATGTCTCCGAACCGCCTAACTCGCGTGTCAGCGTATGGCGGCATAGTCTGGGGAGAAGACAAAACACGTTTCTTCCCAGACTGTTCGCCCGTACGATTTGAACAAAAAGGGGTAGTAGCTCAGATGGTAGAGCGTCCGCTTTGCATGCGGAAGGTAGGGGGATCGATGCCCTCCTACTCCAATTCGTATTTTGCCTTTTTTCTTCAGACTGGTTCCCGTTCGAAACCCGAGTCGCATTTCCCGaagcgagcgacgacgccggtctGCGACCCCTGTCGCGAAAAATCACACGTTTCCCGGTTTTTTTGTTTTCTTTCTGGCCGCTTGTTTCCTCGGTTCGGCCAATCAGgaaccgtcgtcgcccaatCAGAACCGTCGTTCCCATCGTTCGGTCGAGAATCCCTGGCGCCACGCGTCACCTGCGAGTAACAAACGACCGAGTCgaaaggcggcgacggtcgctGGCGGGGCGCCACTCCGTGCCCGCCCGGCACGCCGCGGTCTCCGGTCCATCCGAAACAGCTCGTCCCGGCACGCCTTCGAGCGCATCGCCCGAAGCGACGCACGCCCGTGAACGTCACCGGCAAGGCCCACCGCATTTgaacgcgcgtcgttcggagCAGCTCGGCTGAAAAGTAAAAGCTTCGCTTTACCCAACAACAACAGAGACAAGATGATGGCGGCTGTGGGCAACATGGCGAccgcgcatcgcgtcggaGCGGCCCGTGCGTGCGCCTGGGACCGCGCTGCGTCCCACGTCCGCGCGTGTGCCCGTCCCGCGGGTGCTTTCGGCCGTAACGCGCGCCCTCTGGTCCTCTGCCAGGCACGCCCGTCCAAGCCTCAGAAGGTCGGCTCGGCCCCGTCCCCCGGGAGCTCCGCGCCCAAGCGGGTCAATCAGGCGTCCGCCGTGGCGGTGCGTGATCCATCGCCCCCTTTCTCCCGAtccccgcgtcgttccaTCCGATCCCATCGCCCGTTCGCGCCCATCCGCtgcgcgtccggcgcccgTGAACCCCGCCTCGACCCCTCCGCCCGCCTCGggcctcgccctcctctTATCCACGGTTTCGAGGCGACGTGGAAAGCACCGCACCTTTTCGCGTCTCTAATCATAATCAATTCGACCAGCCCGCTCACCCGCCGctcccccccgccgccacaACCGAC
Encoded proteins:
- a CDS encoding predicted protein, with protein sequence MASKVAGQFAHMKNLAADFVRAKPNLFELAKQLPEYGVGARFARTRWEHRGAPDSYWTVSRMKPKPSGRAGRAWGTLTWKGEAKEGVRRIPGSMKAGIWRVLEEPKTMSGPKLSKPEPSEEAAEGQ